The following are from one region of the Ignavibacteriota bacterium genome:
- the nuoK gene encoding NADH-quinone oxidoreductase subunit NuoK, with product MPIEYYLVLSAFMFTVGIVGVLTRRNAIVVFMCVELMLNSANLTLITFSSYLGDVGGQLFVFFVMSVAAAEAAVGLAIIIAIFRNKLTVNIDEINILKW from the coding sequence ATACCAATTGAATATTATTTAGTATTAAGTGCGTTTATGTTTACGGTGGGAATAGTTGGAGTTCTTACACGCCGAAATGCAATCGTTGTTTTTATGTGTGTTGAGTTGATGTTGAATTCAGCAAATCTAACACTGATTACATTTTCATCTTATTTGGGAGATGTTGGCGGGCAGCTTTTTGTTTTTTTTGTCATGTCAGTTGCCGCAGCAGAAGCAGCAGTTGGATTGGCAATTATAATTGCAATCTTCAGAAATAAGCTCACAGTTAATATTGATGAAATAAATATTTTAAAGTGGTAA
- a CDS encoding four helix bundle protein: MNPKTEELLNRTFEFGVKCSLFLESLLNTKGNALITYHLTKASTSVGSNYEEAQAAESLKDFIQKNGVVLKESRESNHRLRVLDAIPKDDFKNSDL; the protein is encoded by the coding sequence ATGAATCCGAAAACTGAGGAGTTATTAAATAGAACTTTTGAATTTGGAGTTAAGTGTTCATTATTTCTTGAATCTTTACTGAATACGAAAGGGAATGCTCTAATAACTTATCACTTGACAAAAGCTTCTACATCTGTTGGTAGCAATTACGAAGAAGCGCAAGCTGCTGAATCATTGAAAGATTTTATACAAAAAAATGGTGTTGTATTGAAAGAATCAAGAGAGAGTAATCACAGGCTGAGAGTTTTGGATGCAATTCCAAAGGATGATTTTAAGAATTCTGATTTATAA
- a CDS encoding peptidase C69: MTRIFLPIIFILFQLANYSQNQQNKNDKPDWEGGYPDGCTTVAVGKLATFDGSSMTSHTDDSHRTRSNLDIVPAMRHENGELVTLYKRGNDDTQKMPSYKNIPTGQIPQLDYTYGYINTAYPCINDQQVAIGETTFGGREELRTDKGLIDCQRLCQLMLERGKTAREAIQIAGELLEVYGWIDDGEMLTIADPNEVWVLEIVGPGKDKIGAVWVAQRVPDDHIFVGANGSRIRQIDTENPDYFMYSENVFEVAKENGWWKPEDGPLEFCYAYADRNSLATRRREWRVFDLVAPSLKLDPNSENYPFSVKPDEKITLEKMVEIFSDYYEGTEFNFVKDLTVTDDSGKTVLSPLANPFMPYDMNKLLKINGGWGWRGERTIARWYTMYATIIQCRSWLPNEIGGLVWLAWDNVATSIYAPFYAGITRVHKTSSTDGRVTGFSRNSAWWAFNHLGTLAAQRWGDMRHDVRSVWDPWQAELFANQKSFENEVLEQWGADREKAKEMLTMYCIETQIAIVQRAWELGEELWTKYDELF, from the coding sequence ATGACCAGAATATTTTTACCAATCATCTTCATACTTTTCCAGTTAGCTAACTATTCCCAAAATCAACAAAATAAAAATGACAAACCCGATTGGGAGGGAGGATACCCCGATGGCTGCACAACTGTTGCAGTAGGAAAACTTGCAACATTCGATGGCTCATCAATGACATCACACACAGATGATAGTCACAGAACTCGAAGCAATCTCGATATTGTTCCTGCAATGCGACACGAAAATGGTGAACTGGTTACTTTGTATAAAAGAGGTAATGATGATACTCAGAAAATGCCTTCGTACAAAAATATTCCGACAGGACAAATTCCTCAACTTGATTACACTTATGGCTATATAAATACAGCATATCCGTGCATCAACGATCAGCAGGTTGCAATTGGTGAAACTACATTCGGTGGACGAGAAGAACTCAGAACCGATAAAGGACTAATTGATTGTCAGCGATTATGTCAGCTAATGCTCGAGCGAGGAAAAACCGCACGCGAAGCTATTCAGATTGCTGGTGAACTCTTAGAAGTTTATGGATGGATTGATGATGGTGAAATGCTGACAATAGCTGATCCAAATGAAGTTTGGGTTCTGGAAATAGTTGGTCCGGGCAAAGATAAAATCGGTGCTGTGTGGGTCGCGCAAAGAGTTCCTGACGATCACATTTTTGTTGGTGCAAATGGAAGCCGGATCAGACAGATAGACACTGAGAATCCTGATTATTTTATGTACTCAGAAAATGTTTTTGAAGTTGCAAAAGAAAATGGATGGTGGAAACCAGAAGACGGTCCTTTAGAATTTTGCTATGCTTATGCTGACCGAAATTCTCTTGCAACAAGAAGAAGAGAATGGCGAGTTTTTGATCTCGTTGCTCCATCATTAAAATTGGATCCTAATTCTGAAAATTATCCATTCTCAGTAAAACCAGACGAAAAGATCACACTTGAAAAAATGGTTGAAATATTTTCAGATTATTATGAAGGAACAGAATTTAATTTCGTAAAAGATTTAACTGTAACTGATGACAGTGGAAAAACCGTTCTCTCCCCTCTTGCAAATCCATTTATGCCTTATGATATGAACAAACTTTTAAAAATTAATGGTGGCTGGGGCTGGCGCGGTGAAAGAACTATTGCAAGATGGTACACAATGTATGCGACAATTATTCAATGTAGGAGTTGGCTTCCGAATGAGATTGGTGGACTTGTCTGGTTAGCATGGGATAATGTTGCAACTTCGATTTATGCTCCATTTTATGCAGGAATTACTCGAGTCCATAAAACATCTTCAACCGATGGAAGAGTAACAGGTTTCTCCCGAAACTCTGCCTGGTGGGCTTTTAATCATCTGGGAACTCTTGCAGCTCAAAGATGGGGAGATATGCGTCATGATGTTAGATCGGTCTGGGATCCATGGCAGGCTGAGTTGTTTGCAAATCAAAAATCTTTTGAGAATGAAGTTCTTGAACAATGGGGTGCTGACCGGGAGAAAGCAAAAGAAATGTTAACAATGTATTGTATCGAAACGCAGATTGCTATTGTTCAACGTGCATGGGAACTTGGTGAAGAACTCTGGACTAAATATGATGAATTGTTCTAA
- a CDS encoding T9SS type A sorting domain-containing protein yields MQTLKIFLLVFLLSISVSAQWYQQNSNVTLNLNSIFFINVNLGWAVGDEGIVLKTTDGGNNWIVQTGLTTDNLYSVYFLNNNTGWIVGEDVSIMKSTDGGSNWFLQIANPPFPVDLHSVQFLDLNNGWAVGNYMYSSTGYDSYIIQTTNGGASWQDNYGFMDEKLFSIFFVNSSLGFSSGSEVFKTTDTGLNWNPVFNSAFMDEFYAVFFINSNTGWIAGKNAQWSKGLIYKTTDSGLNWSLLRSDTLKTYTSVFFADANNGWVTGWAGNILYSSNGGTNWSMQVSGTTSNLNSIFFVDNSVGWAAGSNGTILKTNNGGTPVELISFAANHIKNDNLIELTWSTATETNNSGFEIHRGVYPANSGTQNDNNEWKKIGFVPGHGTTTETQHYSFTDNDVKPGKCQYKLKQIDYDGTFEYSQIVEVEIPFVNEFSLSQNYPNPFNPTTKIKFTIPASLNPSKVGTLVQLKVFDILGKEIALLINEEKQSGTYEIEFDGSSLSSGVYLYRLTAGNFNETKKFVLLK; encoded by the coding sequence ATGCAAACACTTAAAATATTTCTTCTGGTTTTTTTGCTTTCAATTAGTGTATCTGCACAGTGGTATCAGCAAAACAGTAATGTGACCTTAAATCTCAATTCAATATTTTTCATCAATGTAAATCTTGGCTGGGCAGTCGGCGATGAAGGCATTGTTCTAAAAACTACTGATGGTGGAAATAATTGGATTGTTCAGACCGGTTTAACAACTGATAACCTCTACTCAGTTTATTTCTTAAACAACAATACCGGATGGATTGTAGGAGAGGATGTAAGCATTATGAAATCAACCGATGGTGGTAGTAATTGGTTTTTACAAATAGCTAATCCTCCTTTTCCAGTTGATTTGCATTCAGTACAGTTTCTGGATTTAAATAATGGATGGGCAGTCGGAAACTATATGTATTCAAGCACAGGTTATGATAGTTATATAATTCAAACTACTAATGGGGGTGCATCCTGGCAGGACAATTATGGATTTATGGATGAAAAACTATTTTCTATTTTCTTTGTGAATAGTAGTCTGGGTTTTAGCTCTGGCTCAGAAGTTTTCAAGACAACAGATACCGGCTTAAACTGGAATCCGGTGTTTAACTCAGCTTTTATGGATGAATTTTATGCAGTTTTTTTCATCAATTCCAATACTGGATGGATTGCAGGGAAGAATGCACAATGGTCGAAGGGCTTGATTTACAAAACAACCGACAGCGGACTTAACTGGTCTTTACTTAGAAGTGATACATTAAAAACTTACACATCTGTTTTCTTTGCCGATGCTAACAACGGATGGGTAACTGGATGGGCAGGAAATATTTTATATTCTTCAAACGGTGGAACAAACTGGTCAATGCAGGTTAGTGGAACAACTTCTAATCTTAATTCAATATTTTTCGTCGATAATTCAGTCGGATGGGCTGCTGGTAGTAATGGAACAATTCTTAAAACAAATAATGGTGGAACACCAGTGGAATTAATTTCTTTTGCTGCTAATCATATTAAAAATGATAATTTAATAGAATTAACCTGGTCAACCGCAACAGAAACAAATAACTCTGGTTTTGAGATTCATCGCGGAGTTTATCCTGCAAACAGCGGGACTCAGAATGACAACAACGAGTGGAAGAAAATAGGATTTGTTCCCGGACACGGAACAACAACGGAAACACAGCATTACTCATTTACTGATAATGATGTGAAGCCGGGCAAATGTCAATACAAACTAAAGCAAATTGACTACGACGGAACATTTGAGTATTCACAAATTGTAGAAGTAGAAATTCCATTCGTTAATGAGTTTTCACTTTCACAAAACTACCCCAACCCGTTTAACCCAACAACAAAAATAAAATTTACAATACCGGCCTCCCTAAATCCCTCCAAAGTAGGGACTTTAGTGCAATTAAAGGTATTTGATATTTTGGGAAAAGAGATTGCATTATTGATTAATGAGGAAAAGCAATCCGGAACGTATGAAATAGAATTTGATGGCAGTAGTCTTTCTAGTGGAGTTTACCTTTACAGATTAACTGCAGGTAATTTTAATGAAACTAAGAAATTTGTTTTATTAAAATGA
- the asnS gene encoding asparagine--tRNA ligase, which yields MQKVFINKLKDFIGQEVTLHGWLFNKRSSGKIRFVILRDGTGYVQCVYFKGNVSDEIFELADKIGQESSIIVTGKVKEDTRQVGGVEIDATGLTVIQDAKDYPITPKEHGPEFLLDNRHLWLRSKKQVAIMRIRHRIIKAIRDFFDERDFVLMDPPILTPNAVEGTSTLFETPYFDLGNAYLTQSGQLYAEAGAMAHGKVYTFGPTFRAEKSKTRRHLTEFWMCEPEVAYADLNDDMDLAESMLEYIVQTVLKERAEELKILERDTSKLEKVVKPFPRISYDEAVQILHKNGVKFEWGNDFGAPDETVIVQQFDKPVMVHRYPAEVKAFYMKRDPENPKVALAVDVLAPEGYGEIIGGSQREDSLDELISRIKEHNLPQEVFEWYLDLRRYGTVPHAGFGIGLERTVSWICGLDHLREAIPFPRMIYRNTP from the coding sequence ATGCAGAAAGTATTCATCAATAAACTCAAAGACTTTATCGGTCAGGAAGTAACGCTTCACGGCTGGCTATTTAATAAACGATCAAGCGGAAAAATCAGGTTTGTAATTTTACGAGACGGAACTGGTTATGTTCAGTGTGTTTACTTCAAAGGAAATGTTTCTGATGAAATTTTTGAGTTGGCTGATAAAATCGGACAGGAATCTTCCATAATTGTAACTGGAAAAGTTAAGGAAGATACCCGACAGGTTGGTGGAGTTGAAATTGATGCAACAGGTTTGACTGTAATTCAGGATGCAAAAGATTATCCGATCACTCCAAAAGAACACGGACCGGAATTTTTACTTGATAATCGTCATCTCTGGCTTCGTTCAAAAAAACAGGTTGCGATAATGAGAATTCGTCATCGCATAATAAAAGCTATCAGAGATTTTTTTGATGAACGCGATTTTGTTTTAATGGATCCACCGATTCTTACTCCAAATGCGGTTGAAGGAACTTCAACATTATTTGAAACTCCGTACTTCGATCTTGGAAATGCATACTTAACTCAGTCAGGACAGCTTTATGCAGAAGCCGGTGCAATGGCTCACGGAAAAGTTTATACTTTTGGTCCAACATTCAGAGCTGAGAAATCAAAAACAAGAAGACACCTGACTGAATTCTGGATGTGTGAACCTGAAGTTGCGTATGCAGATTTAAATGACGATATGGATTTAGCTGAATCAATGCTTGAATATATTGTTCAAACAGTTTTAAAGGAAAGAGCAGAAGAGTTAAAAATTTTAGAACGTGATACATCAAAACTTGAAAAAGTTGTTAAACCTTTTCCAAGAATAAGTTATGATGAAGCAGTTCAGATTCTGCACAAGAACGGAGTAAAGTTTGAATGGGGAAATGATTTCGGTGCACCTGATGAAACTGTTATCGTTCAACAATTTGATAAACCAGTTATGGTTCACCGTTATCCTGCGGAAGTAAAAGCTTTTTATATGAAACGTGATCCTGAAAATCCAAAAGTTGCGTTGGCAGTTGATGTACTTGCACCTGAAGGATACGGCGAAATAATTGGTGGAAGTCAGAGAGAAGATAGTTTGGATGAACTCATCTCAAGAATCAAAGAACACAATCTTCCTCAGGAAGTTTTTGAATGGTATCTGGATTTAAGAAGATATGGAACCGTTCCTCACGCTGGTTTTGGAATCGGACTTGAGCGAACAGTAAGCTGGATTTGCGGACTCGATCATTTAAGAGAAGCAATTCCTTTTCCGAGAATGATTTACCGTAATACTCCTTGA
- a CDS encoding NADH-quinone oxidoreductase subunit J: protein MTLETILFIVFASICAVSAVLMITRPNPVLSALFLVLNFASLAGLYLLLNAQFIAVAQVIVYAGAIMVFFLFVIMLLNPEKEKNFFEQKAKLRIFVVVIVTLVLIQIVYIIFLSNPSQSVTPEFTKSVETGTVENIGREMFTNYILPFEAAGYLLLAATIGALVLAKKKFE, encoded by the coding sequence ATGACTTTAGAAACCATTCTCTTTATCGTATTCGCATCGATTTGTGCTGTATCAGCAGTGCTGATGATTACACGACCTAACCCGGTTCTCTCAGCGTTATTTCTTGTGTTGAATTTTGCTTCACTTGCCGGATTGTATTTACTGCTTAATGCACAGTTCATTGCAGTTGCTCAGGTCATCGTTTATGCTGGTGCGATTATGGTGTTCTTCCTTTTTGTGATTATGCTTTTGAATCCTGAAAAAGAAAAAAATTTTTTTGAACAAAAAGCTAAGCTTAGAATTTTTGTTGTTGTAATCGTTACGCTTGTGCTAATACAAATTGTCTATATAATATTTTTATCAAACCCTTCTCAATCAGTAACACCGGAATTTACTAAAAGTGTTGAAACCGGAACTGTTGAAAATATCGGAAGAGAAATGTTCACTAATTACATTTTGCCGTTTGAAGCTGCTGGCTACTTATTACTTGCAGCAACGATTGGTGCATTGGTTTTAGCAAAAAAGAAATTTGAATAG